CAGCGATACCGTGGCAACGCCGAAGTCCTTGGTGATGCCCACTTTCCAGTCGGTGTAATCGGCATAGCCGTTATTCTTGACTTTCTGGTGGCCCACGTGCAGGTTCAGGATGAAGCCCTGGGCCAGTTCCTGGTTGACGGAAGCATCCAGGTACTGGCTGTTCTTGCTGTCGGCAAAGCCGAACAGGTTCGTCAGCGAATGGGAGTATTTCAGCGTGGCGGGACCAAAGCCCACCTGGCCGTACAATTCGAACGTGTTCGCGCTGGTCGGCAGCGAGTTCGATGCGTAGATGTAGCCCAGGCCGCCCACGTCGTACGTGAAGCCGGAGCCGATATCGCCGCGTTTGCCGGCATACACATCCCATTCGACGCTGCCGTCGCCGCCGCCGTCCTTGACCCACTTGATCGTGGACAGCCAGGTGCCCGCGTAGAAACCTGTCGGGTTGTTGACCCAGTCGGCGCCGCCCTGCAGCGCCGGTTTCAGGCGGGTTTGCGAGATACCGCGATAACGGTAATCGCTGGTGATGGCCGCGTTGAAGCTGATCTCATTGTCCGGTTTCGCCTCGGGTGCCGCGGCGGCTTCCTGTGCCTGGGCCTGGCCTGTCGCGATGCATGCGAACAGTACGGCGATGGACAGGGCGGAGCGCTTGCTCGGGTGGGTCATGGCGATTTCCTTTTGAGTGAACTTTTATTGCGGTTTAAAATTCGTCTGACGCGTTGTCTCGTTACCTAAAGCAGAATGCGTGCCAGCAAGTAGTTGCTGAGCTGCTAGCCGAGCCGCCGACCGGGACATCTGTTTCGCACCAAATAATCTTCGTACTGGCACCATTCTGGTGCATTTGAACGAAAAACTCACCGGAGCCCATTGTGGACATGAACGCCTTTTTCAACGACCTGCAGAACAAGATCAACCACGCCATCGAAAACTCGCCCGCCAAGGATATCGAACGCAACGTGAAAGCCATGATGACGCAGGGCTTTTCCAAGCTGGACCTGGTAACGCGGGAGGAATTCGACATCCAGGCGCAGGTATTGGCCAAGACCCGCGCGCGCCTGGAACTGCTGGAAACGCGCCTGGCCGAACTGGAAGCGAAAATCGCTGCGGAAAAAGCACCCCTGTAATGCCCGGGCGCGCTTGTCGCGCCGCAATGCCCCACCCGCTGCACGGCTCTACGATGCAGGATCGTCGAGTCGCAGCGGGGAATCATGAGCCTGGCCGTCCTGAAAAGCCGTGCGTTGAACGGCATCGAAGCGCCTGAAGTCAGCGTTGAAGTTCACCTGGCCAACGGCTTGCCGGCCTTTCACATCGTCGGACTGGCCGAGACGGAAGTGAAGGAAGCACGCGACCGCGTGCGCGCCGCCATCCTCAACGCCGGCTTTGAAATGCCGGCGCACCGCATCACCGTCAACCTGGCCCCGGCCGACCTGCCCAAGGAATCGGGCCGCTTCGACCTGCCGATCGCTCTCGGCATCCTGGCTGCTTCCGGCCAGATTCCCACACCACCACTGGCCCGCTACGAATTCGCAGGTGAACTGTCGCTCACCGGCGAGCTGCGCCCGATCCGCGGCGCACTGGCCATGACGTTCGCGATGCAACGCGCCCAGGCCCGCAGCGCGTTCGTCCTGCCTCTGGCGAACGCGGACGAAGCGGCACTGGTCGATGGCGCGGCCGTGTACCCGGCCGCCACGCTGCTGGAGGTCTGCAACCATTTTTGTGCGGCGGACGATACCGCCAGGCTGGCGCGGCACCGGTGCGCGCCCAGGGCCGTGATCGCCGAGCGTCCCGATTTCGCCGAAGTGAAAGGGCAATGGCATGCCAAGCGAGCGCTGGAAGTGGCGGCGGCCGGCGGGCACAGCATCTTGATGGTCGGCCCGCCGGGCGCAGGCAAGACAATGCTGGCATCGCGTTTCGCCGGCCTGCTGCCGTCGATGACGAACGACGAAGCGCTGGAAGCGGCGGCGGTGCAGTCGCTGACAGGCACGTTTACGGCCGCAGCGTGGAAATTGCGGCCGTTCCGGGCGCCGCATCACACATCGTCCGGCGTGGCACTGGTTGGCGGTGGCAGCGTGCCCCGGCCCGGCGAGATATCCCTGGCGCATTGCGGCGTGCTGTTCCTCGACGAATTGCCGGAGTTCGATCGCCGCGTGCTCGAAGTGCTGCGCGAGCCGCTCGAATCGGGACGTGTAACGATCTCGCGCGCCGCCCGCCAGGCCGAGTTTCCGGCACGGTTCCAGCTTGTCGCCGCGATGAACCCCTGCCCATGCGGCTACCATGGGCATGTCTCGGGCAAATGCAAATGCTCGGAAGATGCGATCGTGCGCTACCAGGGCCGGGTCTCCGGCCCGCTGCTCGACCGCATCGACATGCAGATCGAAGTTGGCCCGGTGCCGACCGATACGCTCCACACCGCCGAAGATGGCGAACCTTCCGAAGTGATCGCCGCGCGGGTGGAGACGGCATTCCAGCGGCAGCTGGACCGGCAGCACAAGAGCAACCGTTACCTGAGCTCGCGTGAAATCGACCGCCATTGCAAGCCCGAACGTGCCGGACAAGACTTGCTGCACAAGGCCATGCTGCAGTTCCACTGGTCGGCGCGCGCCTATCACCGCGTGCTGCGGGTGGCGCGAACGATTGCCGACCTGGCCGATTCCGAAGCCGTGCAAGCGAAGCATGTGGCCGAGGCCGTTCAATTCCGCCGCGTACTGCGCCAGACCTGACTGGCGATTCGACAGTCGCGCCGATGGCGCCGGGCTTCCGAGGCTGCTACCATCGGTGCATGAGACTCCACTTTTCGATTCCCATGGCGGTTGCCGTTGCCGCGACGGTGAGTGCGTGCAGCCCCAAGTTCGACTGGCGTGATTATCGTAGTGCCGAGGCATCGTATTCGGTGCTGTTCCCGGACAAGCCTGCGACGCACACACGCACGGTCAATCTCGACGGCCGCCAGGCGGCGATGACAATGACTGCGGCCGAGGTCGACGGTACCATTTTTGCTGTCGGCACCGCGGCCCTCCCCGATGCAGCCCAGGCCAGGCATGCCGTCGGGGCGATGCGCACGGCAATGGTGCGCAATATCGGCGGCAACATAACGAAGGAGGCCGAACGCGAAGGCGGGCTGGAAGTCGAGGCCCATGGCGTGAGCAATGCGCGCCCGATGCAATTGCATGCCAGGTTCGTCGCCCGGGACAGCCGGGCGTACCAGGTAATTGTCATGGGACCGGAAAAGGCGGTCGATGCGGAAAACATTGACACCTTCATACGCTCTTTTAAGCTGAACTGAAAGGCGACGTGTGTCGCCGGTGTGCCCCGGCAAGTCATGATATCGTTGGATTACTAAAACAACACATCAGGAAGCGCCATGTTAATCACATTCAAATCCCAATCCTCATCCGAAGTCACGATGTACCAGGAACACGCACAACGGATCCTGGATGTGCTCAACAAGAACCACACACGAGGCGTCATTACGGCTGCCGAGGCTGCCCAGGCAGTGGCATTGCTGGAGCAGGAAATTGCGTTAAGCAAATTACACCCGGAAGTGGATGCCGAACACGCGAGTCATTCGCATCCCCATCACCTCCCGGAAGTGGATGAAACGGCGGAGATGGCCGAGAAAAACCATATCGGTTTCGCCCAGCGTGCATTCCCGCTGCTGGAAATGCTGCGCGCCGCGCGGGATGCCAACGACAATATCGTCTGGGGTGTTTGATTGGTCTGATGCTGGTGTCAGACACTTTTTTTCACAGGAAAAAGGTGTCTGACAACGGTTTTCCCATGCGTTTCGACTCTCGAAAGCAAAAAACCCCCATCTGCACTGAACGCGATCTTGAGCGCGTTCAGTGCAGATGGGGGTTTTTCTATATAACAGCCTGATTGAACCCACTTTCACACTGGTTGCAGTAGCGAAGCCCGGCAATGCTGGGCTGAGCAATCGGCGCGATTAATCTGCAATGCCCGGCGGAGCACAAAAACCATGGACAGGGAGCCCAGTCCGCAGCGCCCTGCTGACGCAGCGCTCCAAAGCAAAAAACCCCCACCAGATTCATTTGGTGGGGGTTTCTCTATATAACAGCCTGACGATAACCTACTTTCACACTGGTTGCAGTAGCGAAGCCCGGCAATGCTGGGTTGAGCAATCGGCGCGATTAATCAGCAATGCCCGGCGGAGCACAAAAACCATGGACAGCGAGCCCAGTCCGCAGCGCCCGGCTGAAGCAGCGCCCCAAAGCAAAAAACCCCCACCAGATTCATCTAGTGGGGGTTTCTCTATATAACAGCCTGACGATAACCTACTTTCACACTGGTTGCAGCACTATCATCGGCGCAAAGTCGTTTCACGGTCCTGTTCGGGATGGGAAGGGGTGGGACCGACTTGCTATGGTCATCAGGCATGACTTGTACGTAGCGTCGCTCCCTGTCGGGCAGCGCAGCTACTAATCTGGAAGAAGTAAAGTTAAGGTAGTTCAAGCTGCATCATCAAACACAGGCAAATGCTCCACAACCGTCAAGGTTATAGGGACAAGCCTTACGGGCAATTAGTATCAGTTAGCTTAATGCATTACTGCACTTCCACACCTGACCTATCAACGTCCTGGTCTCGAACGACCCTTCAAAGAGCTCAAGGCTCTGGGAAATCTCATCTCAAGGCAAGTTTCCCGCTTAGATGCTTTCAGCGGTTATCTCTTCCGAACTTAGCTACCCGGCAATGCCACTGGCGTGACAACCGGTACACCAGAGGTTCGTCCACTCCGGTCCTCTCGTACTAGGAGCAGCCCCCTTCAAATTTCCAACGCCCACGGCAGATAGGGACCAAACTGTCTCACGACGTTTTAAACCCAGCTCACGTACCACTTTAAATGGCGAACAGCCATACCCTTGGGACCGGCTACAGCCCCAGGATGTGATGAGCCGACATCGAGGTGCCAAACTCCCCCGTCGATATGAACTCTTGGGAGGAATCAGCCTGTTATCCCCAGAGTACCTTTTATCCGTTGAGCGATGGCCCTTCCATACAGAACCACCGGATCACTATGTCCTACTTTCGTACCTGCTCGACTTGTCGGTCTCGCAGTTAAGCACGCTTATGCCATTGCACTATTAGCACGATGTCCGACCGTACCTAGCGTACCTTCGAACTCCTCCGTTACACTTTAGGAGGAGACCGCCCCAGTCAAACTGCCTACCATGCACTGTCCCCGATCCGGATGACGGACCAAGGTTAGAACCTCAAATGAACCAGGGTGGTATTTCAAGGTTGGCTCCACGAGAACTGGCGTCCCCGCTTCAAAGCCTCCCACCTATCCTACACAGATTGATTCAAAGTCCAATGCAAAGCTACAGTAAAGGTTCATGGGGTCTTTCCGTCTAGCCGCGGGTAGATTGCATCATCACAAACATTTCAACTTCGCTGAGTCTCGGGAGGAGACAGTGTGGCCATCGTTACGCCATTCGTGCAGGTCGGAACTTACCCGACAAGGAATTTCGCTACCTTAGGACCGTTATAGTTACGGCCGCCGTTTACTGGGACTTCAATCAAGAGCTTGCACCCCATCATTTAATCTTCCAGCACCGGGCAGGCGTCACACCCTATACGTCCACTTTCGTGTTTGCAGAGTGCTGTGTTTTTATTAAACAGTCGCAGCCACCATTTTATTGCAACCCTTTCACCCTCATGGAGTAAACCATTCAAGCTACCGGGGCGTACCTTTTCCCGAAGTTACGGTACCAATTTGCCGAGTTCCTTCTCCCGAGTTCTCTCAAGCGCCTTAGAATACTCATCTCGCCCACCTGTGTCGGTTTGCGGTACGGTCTCGTATGACTGAAGCTTAGAGGCTTTTCTTGGAACCACTTCCGATTGCTTCGCAGCACATGGCCGCTCGTCCCGTTCCCTTGAATTACGTGCCCGGATTTGCCTAAGCACCTTCTATGAAACAGAAACTGACTATTCCAACAGTCAGACAACCTTCCGCGATCCGTCCCCCCATCGCATCATACGACGGTGCAGGAATATTAACCTGCTTCCCATCAGCTACGCATCTCTGCCTCGCCTTAGGGGCCGACTCACCCTGCTCCGATGAACGTTGAACAGGAAACCTTGGGCTTACGGCGTGCGGGCTTTTCACCCGCATTATCGCTACTCATGTCAGCATTCGCACTTCTGATACCTCCAGCATCCTTTACAAGACACCTTCGCAGGCTTACAGAACGCTCTCCTACCATATCTATTGCTAGATATCCGCAGCTTCGGTGACTGGCTTAGCCCCGTTACATCTTCCGCGCAGGACGACTCGATCAGTGAGCTATTACGCTTTCTTTAAATGATGGCTGCTTCTAAGCCAACATCCTGACTGTTTTAGCCTTCCCACTTCGTTTTCCACTTAGCCAATCTTTGGGACCTTAGCTGGCGGTCTGGGTTGTTTCCCTCTTGACACCGGACGTTAGCACCCGATGTCTGTCTCCCAAGCTCGCACTCATCGGTATTCGGAGTTTGCAATGGTTTGGTAAGTCGCGATGACCCCCTAGCCATAACAGTGCTCTACCCCCGATGGTGATACTTGAGGCACTACCTAAATAGTTTTCGGAGAGAACCAGCTATTTCCAAGTTTGTTTAGCCTTTCACCCCTATCCACAGCTCATCCCCTAATTTTTCAACATTAGTGGGTTCGGTCCTCCAGTGCGTGTTACCGCACCTTCAACCTGGCCATGGATAGATCACTTGGTTTCGGGTCTACACCCAGCAACTAACGCCCTGTTCGGACTCGATTTCTCTGCGGCTCCCCTATTCGGTTAACCTCGCTACTGAATGTAAGTCGCTGACCCATTATACAAAAGGTACGCCGTCACGGAACAAGTCCGCTCCGACTGTTTGTATGCACACGGTTTCAGGATCTATTTCACTCCCCTCCCGGGGTTCTTTTCGCCTTTCCCTCACGGTACTGGTTCACTATCGGTCGATTACGAGTATTTAGCCTTGGAGGATGGTCCCCCCATGTTCAGACAGGATTTCTCGTGTCCCGCCCTACTTGTCGCATACTTAGTACCACCGGTCTGATTTCGCGTACGGGGCTATCACCCACTATGGCGCCTATTTCCAGAGGCTTCCACTACCAGTCCGACTATCATATGCAGGCTCATCCCATTTCGCTCGCCACTACTTTGGGAATCTCGGTTGATTTCTTTTCCTGCAGCTACTTAGATGTTTCAGTTCGCCGCGTTCGCTTCACACACCTATGTATTCAGTGAGTGATACCCTAAAAGGGTGGGTTTCCCCATTCGGAAATCTTCGGATCAATGCTCGTTTGTCAGCTCCCCGAAGCTTATCGCAGACTTCTACGTCCTTCATCGCCTGTAATCGCCAAGGCATCCACCATGTGCACTTATTCA
Above is a window of Pseudoduganella dura DNA encoding:
- a CDS encoding TorF family putative porin, which gives rise to MTHPSKRSALSIAVLFACIATGQAQAQEAAAAPEAKPDNEISFNAAITSDYRYRGISQTRLKPALQGGADWVNNPTGFYAGTWLSTIKWVKDGGGDGSVEWDVYAGKRGDIGSGFTYDVGGLGYIYASNSLPTSANTFELYGQVGFGPATLKYSHSLTNLFGFADSKNSQYLDASVNQELAQGFILNLHVGHQKVKNNGYADYTDWKVGITKDFGVATVSLAYVDTNTEAYIAPTNGKNLGKSGAVLTLSKTF
- a CDS encoding YifB family Mg chelatase-like AAA ATPase, whose protein sequence is MSLAVLKSRALNGIEAPEVSVEVHLANGLPAFHIVGLAETEVKEARDRVRAAILNAGFEMPAHRITVNLAPADLPKESGRFDLPIALGILAASGQIPTPPLARYEFAGELSLTGELRPIRGALAMTFAMQRAQARSAFVLPLANADEAALVDGAAVYPAATLLEVCNHFCAADDTARLARHRCAPRAVIAERPDFAEVKGQWHAKRALEVAAAGGHSILMVGPPGAGKTMLASRFAGLLPSMTNDEALEAAAVQSLTGTFTAAAWKLRPFRAPHHTSSGVALVGGGSVPRPGEISLAHCGVLFLDELPEFDRRVLEVLREPLESGRVTISRAARQAEFPARFQLVAAMNPCPCGYHGHVSGKCKCSEDAIVRYQGRVSGPLLDRIDMQIEVGPVPTDTLHTAEDGEPSEVIAARVETAFQRQLDRQHKSNRYLSSREIDRHCKPERAGQDLLHKAMLQFHWSARAYHRVLRVARTIADLADSEAVQAKHVAEAVQFRRVLRQT
- a CDS encoding DUF1840 domain-containing protein translates to MLITFKSQSSSEVTMYQEHAQRILDVLNKNHTRGVITAAEAAQAVALLEQEIALSKLHPEVDAEHASHSHPHHLPEVDETAEMAEKNHIGFAQRAFPLLEMLRAARDANDNIVWGV
- a CDS encoding accessory factor UbiK family protein, with product MDMNAFFNDLQNKINHAIENSPAKDIERNVKAMMTQGFSKLDLVTREEFDIQAQVLAKTRARLELLETRLAELEAKIAAEKAPL